From a region of the Cyclopterus lumpus isolate fCycLum1 chromosome 5, fCycLum1.pri, whole genome shotgun sequence genome:
- the LOC117730500 gene encoding taste receptor type 1 member 3 has protein sequence MAAPFTLLVLCCTFRLSCTENPPEWFHNISTSLFDLSGDIMLGGLFPINQLSSNLSQRREPNNISCESLDEFGLGLTLVMKYAVDEINANQIMLPGIKLGYKIYDTCRQSAVVVRPTMSFLTAKSNKELSVECDYTNYETSISAVIGPLSSEMVSIIGKLLGFFLMPQVSFGATSDKFSNKLLYPSFFRTVPSDKWQVDAMVLLLKEFNWNWVAVVGSEEEYGQGAVQEFAKTAENMSVCVAYQGLIPVYTDPEPAIETIINNIQATDVEVVVVFSLSVQAEQFFKEVIRRNVTAVWIGSTGWIVSTLLTTLPNIQTVGTIIGFKDKTQNLDLLTAYTQELFTKLSEERAKTTVPAQKSTGFPDNPCAQCRNLSPANISTVMGSGVKHTAFSVYAAIYSVAQALHNLLGCNSTACVQGPKTKILPWKLLEVLKNTSVDINGTHLEYDNDGNPNIGYDMIEWVWKASGLDFVDVGNFQGQLYINKTLFKWHTANSEVPQSTCSAACEKGQVRRVKGFHSCCFDCIDCLPGTYRANTDDIQCTKCPHRKWSSTRSNNCTEPTFFFLSWDTPEALEITLAVVLLMVCQISVGVVFLKHRRTLLVTASGGALSFVALLSLMGACLSLLLFLGQPGDVVCRLQLPLTSIFQTVALSIMTSISLQILYVTEFPKMAASHLHTLRGPGSWLFVFVCCTVQAGLCGWFVQEAPFLSKFVLDMEIDFERAFLSCPMSPLVGFAVIQGFNVAMALISFMCTFMAAKPLHQYNLARDITFSSLFYCVIWVAFIPIYIGLNQKNRSIVHVSFTLASNLGLVAAYYFPKCHLLLKKPELNTAQHFCTFLEGAPVTQAQEESVK, from the exons ATGGCTGCACCTTTCACTCTGCTGGTTTTGTGCTGCACATTCAGACTGAGCTGCACTGAGAATCCACCTGAATGGTTCCACAACATTTCTACCAGTCTTTTCGATTTGTCTGGGGACATTATGCTCGGAGGGCTCTTTCCCATTAATCAGCTCTCCAGCAACCTCAGCCAGAGGCGGGAGCCGAACAACATCAGCTGTGAAAG TTTAGATGAATTTGGATTGGGCCTCACTCTAGTAATGAAATATGCAGTGGATGAGATCAATGCAAACCAGATTATGCTCCCTGGCATAAAGTTGGGTTATAAAATCTATGATACATGCAGACAATCTGCCGTCGTTGTGAGGCCCACCATGTCTTTCCTCACTGCAAAATCGAACAAAGAGCTATCTGTGGAGTGTGATTACACAAACTATGAGACCAGCATATCAGCCGTGATTGGTCCTCTTAGCTCAGAAATGGTGTCCATCATAGGGAAGCTTCTGGGATTCTTTCTGATGCCGCAG GTAAGCTTCGGTGCCACCAGTGACAAATTCAGTAACAAGCTTCTCTACCCGTCATTCTTCCGTACGGTGCCCAGTGACAAATGGCAAGTGGACGCCATGGTGCTCCTGCTGAAGGAGTTCAACTGGAACTGGGTGGCAGTGGTGGGCAGTGAAGAGGAATATGGACAAGGAGCTGTGCAGGAATTTGCCAAAACAGCAGaaaatatgtctgtctgtgtggctTATCAGGGACTGATTCCAGTGTATACTGACCCTGAACCAGCAATAGAAACCATCATCAACAATATCCAAGCAACCGATGTTGAAGTGGTAGtggtcttttctctctcagtgCAAGCTGAACAATTTTTTAAAGAG GTCATCCGGAGGAATGTAACTGCTGTCTGGATTGGCAGCACAGGTTGGATCGTCAGTACTCTACTTACTACGCTCCCTAATATCCAAACAGTCGGCACAATCATTGGATTCAAGGACAAGACCCAGAACCTGGACCTGCTCACTGCCTACACACAGGAGCTCTTCACCAAACTGAGTGAAGAGAGGGCAAAGACTACCGTTCCAGCACAAAAGTCCACAGGCTTTCCTGACAATCCCTGCGCACAATGTCGGAACCTGTCACCTGCTAACATTAGCACGGTGATGGGCTCTGGTGTGAAGCACACAGCTTTCAGTGTGTATGCTGCCATCTACAGTGTGGCACAGGCCCTGCACAACCTGCTGGGATGCAATTCAACTGCCTGTGTGCAGGGACCGAAAACCAAGATCCTTCCCTGGAag CTGTTGGAGGTTTTAAAGAATACTTCTGTAGACATAAATGGAACGCATTTAGAGTATGACAATGATGGCAACCCAAACATAGGATACGATATGATTGAGTGGGTCTGGAAAGCTTCGGGTTTAGATTTTGTAGATGTTGGAAACTTTCAAGGACAACTGTACATCAACAAAACCCTCTTCAAGTGGCACACTGCAAACTCTGAG GTTCCTCAGTCCACCTGTTCAGCAGCATGTGAGAAAGGCCAAGTCCGCAGAGTCAAAGGCTTCCATTCCTGCTGTTTCGATTGTATCGACTGTCTGCCGGGAACTTACCGGGCAAATACAG ACGACATCCAGTGCACAAAGTGCCCACATCGTAAATGGTCTTCGACACGCAGCAATAATTGCACTGaacccacctttttttttttgtcctgggACACGCCTGAGGCTCTGGAAATTACACTGGCTGTGGTGCTGCTAATGGTATGTCAGATTTCAGTGGGTGTTGTGTTCCTGAAACATCGGAGGACCCTGTTGGTAACAGCCTCGGGGGGAGCGCTGAGTTTTGTGGCTCTGCTTAGCCTGATGGGAGCTTGCCTCAGTCTGCTGCTCTTCCTGGGGCAGCCAGGGGACGTGGTGTGCCGTCTTCAGCTGCCCCTCACCTCTATTTTCCAAACAGTGGCCCTCTCCATTATGACGTCCATCTCACTGCAG ATTCTGTACGTGACAGAGTTCCCAAAGATGGCCGCCTCTCACCTGCACACACTAAGAGGCCCTGGAAGctggctgtttgtgtttgtctgctgtACAGTGCAGGCTGGTCTCTGTGGCTGGTTTGTTCAGGAAGCACCTTTTCTGTCGAAATTTGTGTTAGACATGGAAATAGACTTTGAGAGAGCATTTCTGTCATGTCCAATGTCACCCTTGGTTGGATTTGCTGTAATACAAGGTTTCAACGTCGCAATGGCCCTTATATCATTCATGTGCACCTTCATGGCAGCAAAGCCTCTTCATCAGTATAACCTCGCCAGGGACATCACCTTTTCATCTTTGTTCTACTGTGTGATTTGGGTGGCCTTTATTCCGATCTACATAGGTTTGAATCAGAAGAACAGGTCTATCGTCCATGTTTCTTTCACCCTGGCAAGCAACTTGGGATTGGTGGCAGCCTACTACTTCCCAAAATGCCACTTGCTGTTGAAAAAGCCTGAGCTCAATACAGCACAGCACTTTTGTACCTTCCTAGAGGGTGCTCCAGTGACGCAGGCTCAGGAAGAGTCGGTGAAATAA